One Paenibacillus sp. SYP-B4298 genomic window, TGTGTAATCGTATCTGATCCGTATTTGATCACGCGTATTCCCTCCATTTTCGCATTATTATGCGATGTCATCCTCATATTTTACCATAGCTAATCATAATCTGCCTCTATATGCGGCTGCTTCTGGACATCGCCAAGTATCTGATCAGCACAAAATAAGACTCCCCTTATGACAGCAAATCGATCGGATCGTTTGCTTTCATAAGAGAAGCCTGATTCCTTCCACGATAGAAATTCCCCTTCTCCGCCCTGATTGCACAGCACGGCCTATATGTCGCCTACCTGCCCCGCAGCAGCAATCGCTTCAACCTAGCATAGCCGAGTCCATAGGCCAGAGCTAACAGCCCGACAAGCACGAGAATGAGCGCCAGTGTGGCTCCGAACGATAGCTCGCCACCGCCTGCGGCCGAGCCAAGCAGCCAGAAGAGCAAGGACGCGCCAATCCCCGCCCACGCTCCCGCTCCGCTTGGCAATTGCTCGCTAATTTCCGCCGAGTTTTTCTGATCATTCTTCTCTATAGTGGCGAGCTGGATGCCCGCCGCAGCGATACCGACCAGGATGACGATCAGGCCGATCCCAAGCAGCAGAGCGATGAACGACAAGCTTAGCTGCTGTGCGACGGGGAGTCCGCTGCATAGCGCAAATGCCCAGACACTCAGGAAGCTGATGCCTCCGATCGGCAGAGCCGCCAGCATCTTGCCAATTAACAGATGACGCGGATGAGTTCCGGAAATAATATAAAAAGCCAGATTGCGCCCTTCCCCTACGAACATCGCAGCCAGCACCTCGCCATAGCTGAGCAAGGCGACCAACACACCGGCTGCAAGGACAAGCATGCCCTGCCAACTCTCATCCTGCTCGGCAATCATCGGCCCTAGAAAGTATGCAGCTATGAGACCAGCAAGAAGAAAGAGCAGACGCACATACGTAATGCGGTTTCTACCGAATTGCAGCCATTCCTTCGCCTGGATCGCTCCTACAGCTCCTTGCACCATCGCAGGCCAGCCAGACTTCGCCGAGGCGTTGCGGCCGGTATCGAGCCGCTTGGATACAAGCTGCCAGCCTTGGCGGTAGACGGTTCCCAGACGAGTGGGCCACAGCCATAACGAAAGCCCCATATAGGCGCCCGGCAGCATGAGAACAGCCGCAACGAGATAAATTAGATTCTGGTTATCCCGCAGGAGACTCCCGATCAGATCAAAGGGTACACCGCTCGCCAGCATATAGACCAGATAGATGACCAGGGCGATGAATACCCCCGGCACCAGCACACGTGTGGCACCCAGCACAGCAGGCACCGCCCGCACGATATAAATGAGCGCCAGCAGCCCCGTCAGGTCGCCCAGCAATCCGGCCCCAACGCTCAGCAACAGCAGCAGCGGCGCTGTCCAGGGGACCAGTTCGCCAGGAAGCAGATTGCTTAATATAATGGCTGTCACCAGTCCGTTGAATGCCTTCGCCGGGAGCTCTGCCAGGACAACAGCGGACAACATCTGCGCAGGCGGGCAGGATGAGATATGCACAAATGGCAAGAAGCGGTCCGAATACAATTGCCCCTCCTGCTTGCCGAAGACATCCAATATGCTGATGAGCACAGACAGACCCAAGATCAGTGCAATGACGATACTCAGACTATATTCGGGCGCATTGCGAAACAGGATGACGATCCAGGTAACAGCGCCTAATTGGGCGAGCTTCAGCCATAGCCCGAGCTTGAAGCGACTGAAGCGCCACGACTGATTCCATCTCTCCCGCCAGATGGCGGCAACCATTGCACGCAGCGGCAAGGCGCTCGTTGTGCGCGACATTATCCAACCTCCAGTGCAGGCATATTTCCCGTCAGTTGCAGAAATACCTGCTCCAGATTGGCCTCTGGCAGCTCAAGCTGCACACGCAGCTCCTCCATCGTACCGAGCGCCTGCAGCTCGCCCCGGTCAATAATCGCCACCCGGTCGGCAAGCTCCTCCGCCAGCGCCAGAATGTGAGTCGTAATAAAGACCGCGGTTCCCTGATTGGCCGCGGCCACGATCAGATCCTTCACCTCGCGCGCGGCGCGCGGGTCAAGGCCGTTCGTGACTTCATCCAGCAGCAGAACCTTAGGCTGATGGATCAATCCGGCGGCGATCGCCATCTTGCGTTTCATGCCCAGAGAGAAGCCGCGAATCAGATGATCCCCCCACTGCTCCAGCTTCAGCGATTGCAGCAGCTCCTCCGTCCGCCGCCGCGCCTCCTGCTCCGCGACGCCATACATACCAGCGACGAACCACAGAAACTCCCGTGCCGTTAGCCCCTCTCGAAGCAGTGGATTATCCGGTACATAGCCAATCAGCTTGCGCGCCGTCAGCCCATCCCTGAACATATCCTGTCCGCAGATGCTAATCTCCCCGTCGCTCGGGTCGAGCAGTCCAATCATCATCTTGATGGTGGTCGTCTTTCCGGCGCCATTGCTGCCCAGAAATGCCAAAATCTCTCCCGGCTCCACGGTCAGGTCGATGCCCTTGACCGCTTCGAAGCTGCCATAACGCTTGCGCAGCCCTGCAAGGCGAATCGCCTTGCCCTCTCCCTTGCCGCTGGACACCAGTCGCCTCCGAACAGGCACAGCGTCGCCTGGGTCCTCTTGCATGGTTGCAGATAACCCGCTTTCTGTATCGGCAATACCGTCTTCCCCGTGATAGGCTGCCACCTCCGTCTCCGCCAAGGGTGAGGCTCCCTCCTTGACAGCGCGATAACGTTCCAGGCTCTCCAAGTATGCGGCAGGCTCGTCGACACTGAATACGATGTGCTCCACACGTTCTGTCTTTTTGCTCGGCCACGGCATGGCCATCTCCATCGGCTCCTTCAGCTCGATCTCTAGCATGTTGAATTCATCAGCCACCAGAAACATCGACTTGCTGTCCGGGTCGTACTTCATCTCCTGCTGCGGCAGTGATAGCTTGGAGGGCAGTCCTCCTCTGCGGGATACGATCGAAGCGATACGGTGATGCGGAACCTGAACCACGGAGCCAAAATAACGGAATTCCAGCCCCTCCCTACTTATCGTATGCCGTTCCTTGATGACCACCAGCATACTCCGTGTCCCTGCAAACAGCACCAGCAAGCCTACGGCAAGCACGATCCAGTTCCATGGCGAAGACAACAACAGCGCTGCTACAAGGCTGCCAGCAAAAACCAGCGCTAACCCGATGAATAATCCAATCGTATTGCCGAGCAGCATGGAAGACTTTTTGCGGAACGTAAAATGGCTCACCTATCCAACCTCCATATTTTTGTATTGTAAGGAAACAAATTCAAAATCTATTATAGCATAATTGTATTATTTTTCATTTATCAAGCGTAAAACGGCTGCCTCCGTCCTTAATAGGCAGAGCTCTATTAAAACAATCTGTTCCAGCTTGCTAAATGAGTGATGGTATCGATCTCCTTGGTCATCCCGGCAATCAGCTCCTGTTGATGCGTCATGAGGAAAAAATGCCCGCCGGGCAGCATCTCGCTTTTGAAGCGGCTGGCGGTGAATCGCTCCCAGTTGCGCAGTTGCGGCTCCGGCACCATCTCATCCTGCTTCCCTCCCCAAGCTACTATGGGGCATGTTAATTTGCCTCCCTCATACACATAGGTCTCTGACATCTGAAAATCAGCCCGCAAGATCGGCGAGCACAAATCCATAAGCTCTGTATCGGCGAGCACCTCTTCAGGAGTACCGCCATACAGGCGCAAGCCCGCCCGGAACTCCTCCTCCGGCAAACGGTAGATCGGCGCAATCTCCCGCTCCGCATCCGGGGCATTTCTTCCACCCACCATAAGCTGCATCGGGCCAACCCCGAACTGGGCTTTGCTATATAATGCCAGCTCGAAGGCCACAATCGCGCCCAGGCTATGCCCATAGAACAACACCGGCTTGTCCATATACGGGCGAATGGCATGTGCTGCGGAACTTGCCAATGCGCGGACATCCGTATAGAGCTCCTCCCCGATACGTGTACCGTGGCCTGGATATTGAACAGCCCATACTTCAACCGTATCCGGCAGCAGCTTATGCCAGTTGCGAAATACGGATGACGTCCCTCCTGCATAAGGGAAGCAAAACAGGCGAAACAGTGCGCGTTCATTTTTCTGCCGGCAACTTAGCCAGCGGCTGCTATCTGATAGATTCGTCAACCCGTTCAGCTCCTTCAAAAATGAGTTAATGAATAAAGCAGAGGGGAGAGGCTTCCTCCCCCTTCTGCAATGAAACTACTGCTGCAGCACATCTTGCATATGTTGTGCGACAGCCTCCACATGAGGCGAATCCATCATCGTATGATGCTCGCCGGACACATAACGAACGTCGACGCCTTGCAACGCAAGCTCCTCCCAGCCCATGGACGGTTCTCCGCCTGCGCTGCCCGGATCATCGACCCGAATAAGAGTGAGCGCTCCGCTGTATCCTTCCGGCTCATAGCTGCGTGTAGCTGCTGACAGCTCGCGATAGATTCGAACCAGCGCCTCCGCATTGGCCGTGCTCATCTCGTCTGCCGCAACGCCGCGCGTCTTCGCCTCCTCCAGCAGTGCAGCGAGCTGCTCCTCCGGTTCGACCTGCCTCACCTCGGCCAGCGGAATGTCGATCAGGCGCGACCATAGCTCGGCATCGCTCAGTTCCAACTCCTCGTCCTCTGTGTCATAGCGGGCAGGCGTGTCCAGCAAGAATAGCTGCTCGACCTCCGCACCCTCCAGGGTCAACTGGCGTGCCATCTCGTAGGCAATCGTGCCGCCGATAGACCAGCCTCCAAGACGGTATGGGCCGCCAGGATGAGCGCTGCGAAGCTGCTCGATGTAGTCCCTGGCCACCTCCTCGATCGTTCCGGTTGACATGCCGTCCAGCGCCCGCGACTGGAACGCATGGAACGGTTGATCCGGGCCAAGCAGCTTCGCCAGCG contains:
- a CDS encoding thioesterase II family protein, coding for MTNLSDSSRWLSCRQKNERALFRLFCFPYAGGTSSVFRNWHKLLPDTVEVWAVQYPGHGTRIGEELYTDVRALASSAAHAIRPYMDKPVLFYGHSLGAIVAFELALYSKAQFGVGPMQLMVGGRNAPDAEREIAPIYRLPEEEFRAGLRLYGGTPEEVLADTELMDLCSPILRADFQMSETYVYEGGKLTCPIVAWGGKQDEMVPEPQLRNWERFTASRFKSEMLPGGHFFLMTHQQELIAGMTKEIDTITHLASWNRLF
- a CDS encoding ABC transporter ATP-binding protein, which produces MSHFTFRKKSSMLLGNTIGLFIGLALVFAGSLVAALLLSSPWNWIVLAVGLLVLFAGTRSMLVVIKERHTISREGLEFRYFGSVVQVPHHRIASIVSRRGGLPSKLSLPQQEMKYDPDSKSMFLVADEFNMLEIELKEPMEMAMPWPSKKTERVEHIVFSVDEPAAYLESLERYRAVKEGASPLAETEVAAYHGEDGIADTESGLSATMQEDPGDAVPVRRRLVSSGKGEGKAIRLAGLRKRYGSFEAVKGIDLTVEPGEILAFLGSNGAGKTTTIKMMIGLLDPSDGEISICGQDMFRDGLTARKLIGYVPDNPLLREGLTAREFLWFVAGMYGVAEQEARRRTEELLQSLKLEQWGDHLIRGFSLGMKRKMAIAAGLIHQPKVLLLDEVTNGLDPRAAREVKDLIVAAANQGTAVFITTHILALAEELADRVAIIDRGELQALGTMEELRVQLELPEANLEQVFLQLTGNMPALEVG